From one Streptomyces sp. CA-210063 genomic stretch:
- a CDS encoding SDR family NAD(P)-dependent oxidoreductase yields MGGGGGITEEELAAFHRTVGRLRALPVDDPVRLRAEQVAASFARDGRLRRRKALGAERSAADAAVMAATATGALERREDAPLATSVTGGGGVFLKPRTCYVCKTPYRQVDSFYHRLCPECAADNTARRALSTDLSGRRALLTGGRVKIGFQLALMMLRDGAELLVTSRFPHDTVRRFRAEPGSEKWLDRLTVVAVDLRDPRQVLGLCEQLRQEGEPLDILVNNAAQTVRRPPESYAPLAAGEYEALPEGARQAPGFTPMRMLGDGAAALPVALREADEAGLLPDPSPENSWSARLGALDPAEVLETQLVNALAPALLCDRLLPLLLAAPHARRYVINVTAVEGRFAVRNKTAGHPHTNMAKAALNMLTRTSAAELADQGVHMCAVDTGWITDENPAPKKHRMADAGFRTPLDIVDGAARIYDPIVRGEAGDPVSGVFLKDYREAEW; encoded by the coding sequence ATGGGCGGTGGTGGCGGTATCACCGAGGAAGAGCTGGCGGCCTTTCACCGTACGGTCGGCAGGCTGCGGGCGCTGCCCGTCGACGACCCCGTGCGGCTGCGGGCCGAACAGGTCGCCGCGTCCTTCGCGCGCGACGGCCGGCTCCGTCGCCGTAAAGCCCTCGGCGCCGAGAGATCGGCCGCGGACGCCGCAGTGATGGCCGCGACCGCCACCGGGGCCCTGGAGCGGCGCGAGGACGCGCCGCTGGCCACCTCCGTGACGGGCGGCGGGGGAGTCTTCCTGAAGCCGCGCACCTGTTATGTCTGCAAGACGCCCTATCGACAGGTCGACTCCTTCTACCACCGGCTGTGCCCGGAGTGCGCCGCCGACAACACCGCCCGCCGCGCCCTGAGCACCGACCTGAGCGGCCGCCGTGCGCTCCTCACCGGCGGCCGGGTGAAGATCGGCTTCCAGCTGGCGCTGATGATGCTGCGCGACGGCGCCGAACTGCTCGTCACCAGCCGCTTCCCGCACGACACCGTGCGCCGCTTCCGCGCCGAGCCCGGCAGCGAGAAGTGGCTCGACCGGCTGACCGTCGTCGCCGTCGACCTGCGCGACCCGCGCCAAGTACTGGGCCTGTGCGAGCAGTTGAGGCAGGAGGGCGAGCCCCTCGACATCCTCGTGAACAACGCGGCCCAGACGGTACGGCGGCCACCGGAGTCGTACGCGCCGCTCGCCGCCGGAGAGTACGAGGCGCTGCCCGAAGGGGCGCGGCAGGCACCCGGGTTCACGCCGATGCGGATGCTGGGGGACGGTGCCGCCGCCCTGCCGGTCGCGTTGCGCGAGGCCGACGAGGCCGGGCTGCTGCCCGACCCCTCGCCGGAGAACTCCTGGTCGGCGCGGCTCGGCGCACTCGACCCGGCGGAGGTGCTGGAGACCCAACTGGTCAACGCGCTCGCCCCCGCGCTCCTGTGCGACCGGCTGCTGCCGCTGCTGCTCGCCGCCCCGCACGCCCGCCGCTACGTGATCAACGTGACCGCCGTCGAGGGACGCTTCGCCGTGCGCAACAAGACGGCCGGCCATCCGCACACCAACATGGCCAAGGCCGCCCTCAACATGCTCACCCGCACCAGCGCCGCCGAACTCGCCGACCAGGGTGTCCACATGTGCGCCGTCGACACCGGCTGGATCACCGACGAGAACCCCGCCCCGAAGAAACACCGCATGGCCGACGCCGGCTTCCGCACCCCGCTGGACATCGTCGACGGGGCGGCCCGCATCTACGACCCGATCGTGCGAGGTGAGGCGGGCGACCCGGTGTCGGGGGTGTTCCTGAAGGATTACCGGGAAGCAGAGTGGTGA
- the ddaH gene encoding dimethylargininase: MPSKKALVRRPSPRLAEGLVTHVERSEVDVDLAVAQWEAYGEALRAHGWETIEVDPADDCPDSVFVEDTVVMYKNVALIARPGATSRREETEGIEEAVAALGCSVNWVWAPGTLEGGDVLKVGDTVFVGRGGRTNAAGVQQLRAAFEPLGARVVSVPVSKVLHLKSAVTALPDGTVVGHIPKMDAPSLFGRFLPVPEEAGAHVVLLGGDKLLMAASAPKTAELYSDLGYEPVVVDISEFEKLEGCVTCLSVRLRELYA, translated from the coding sequence GTGCCCAGCAAGAAGGCCCTCGTCCGCCGTCCCAGCCCCCGCCTGGCCGAAGGCCTCGTCACGCACGTCGAACGCTCCGAGGTGGACGTCGACCTGGCGGTCGCGCAGTGGGAGGCGTACGGGGAGGCCCTGCGCGCCCACGGCTGGGAGACCATCGAGGTGGATCCGGCCGACGACTGCCCGGACTCGGTGTTCGTCGAGGACACCGTGGTCATGTACAAGAACGTGGCGCTGATCGCGCGCCCCGGCGCCACCTCCCGGCGGGAGGAGACCGAAGGGATCGAGGAGGCCGTGGCCGCGCTCGGCTGCTCGGTGAACTGGGTCTGGGCGCCGGGCACGCTGGAGGGCGGCGACGTCCTCAAGGTCGGCGACACGGTGTTCGTGGGCCGGGGCGGGCGCACCAACGCGGCCGGGGTCCAGCAGCTGCGGGCCGCGTTCGAGCCGCTCGGGGCGCGGGTGGTCTCCGTACCCGTGAGCAAGGTGCTGCATCTGAAGTCGGCGGTCACCGCGCTGCCCGACGGGACGGTCGTCGGGCACATCCCCAAGATGGACGCGCCTTCGCTGTTCGGGCGCTTCCTGCCGGTGCCGGAGGAGGCCGGGGCGCATGTGGTGCTGCTCGGCGGCGACAAGCTGCTGATGGCGGCGAGCGCGCCGAAGACCGCGGAGCTGTACTCCGACCTCGGATACGAGCCCGTCGTGGTCGACATCAGCGAGTTCGAGAAGCTGGAGGGCTGTGTGACATGCCTCTCGGTGCGACTGCGGGAGCTGTACGCCTGA
- a CDS encoding WhiB family transcriptional regulator, which translates to MHNDTITPIDRTWQERALCAQTGADFFFPEPGSSVREAKRICGMCEMRTACLEYALSNDERFGVWGGLSEKERLRLRRTDHS; encoded by the coding sequence ATGCACAACGACACGATCACCCCAATCGACCGCACCTGGCAGGAGCGGGCGCTGTGTGCGCAGACGGGGGCCGACTTCTTCTTTCCCGAGCCCGGCAGCTCGGTGCGTGAGGCGAAGCGCATCTGCGGCATGTGCGAGATGCGTACCGCCTGCCTCGAGTACGCGCTGTCCAACGACGAACGGTTCGGCGTCTGGGGTGGGCTGTCCGAGAAGGAGAGACTCCGGCTCCGGCGCACCGACCACAGCTGA
- a CDS encoding ABC-F family ATP-binding cassette domain-containing protein, with product MSTPLSLTCTSLSFAWPDGTPVFDDLQIAFGPGRTGLVGVNGSGKSTLLKLIAGELTPADGTVRVSGEVGYLPQNVTLDTGLKVDEALGIAAARAALHAIEAGDVAEEHFAAVGDDWDVEERALATLGQLGLGHIDLDRTIGEVSGGESVLLRLAALLLRRPDVLLLDEPTNNLDLYARRRLYEAVESWSGVMVVVSHDRELLELVDQIADLHSGEVTWYGGNYSVYEEALTTEQEAAERMVRVAEADLKKQKRELVDAHTKLAKRTRYANKMYENKREPRAVMKLKKRTAQVSAGKHRIMHEEKLTEAKERLDEAVEAVRDEDEIRVELPYTAVPPGRTVLTLLDLKLKYGARVNGGFDLRGPERIALIGRNGAGKTTLLRTIAGELEPVSGETTAHVPLRFLPQRLDVLDDDLTVAENVARFAPDATNNRIRARLARFLFRGARADQPAATLSGGERFRAALAALMLAEPAPQLLMLDEPTNNLDMASVRQLTTALESYEGALIVASHDVPFLESIGITRWLLMEEGELRATTPEEVAVTG from the coding sequence ATGTCTACTCCGTTGTCCCTCACCTGTACGTCCCTGTCCTTCGCCTGGCCCGACGGCACCCCCGTCTTCGACGACCTGCAGATCGCGTTCGGCCCCGGCCGGACCGGGCTCGTCGGCGTCAACGGGTCAGGAAAATCAACCCTGTTGAAGCTGATCGCCGGTGAACTCACCCCGGCCGACGGCACGGTCCGCGTGAGCGGCGAGGTCGGCTACCTCCCGCAGAACGTCACGCTCGACACCGGCCTGAAGGTCGACGAGGCGCTCGGCATCGCCGCCGCCCGCGCCGCGCTGCACGCCATCGAGGCGGGCGACGTGGCCGAGGAGCACTTCGCGGCGGTCGGCGACGACTGGGACGTCGAGGAGCGCGCCCTGGCGACCCTCGGTCAACTCGGCCTCGGTCACATCGACTTGGACCGCACGATCGGTGAGGTCTCGGGCGGCGAGTCGGTCCTGCTGCGGCTGGCCGCACTGCTGCTGCGCCGCCCCGACGTCCTGCTCCTGGACGAGCCGACCAACAACCTCGACCTGTACGCGCGCCGCCGGCTGTACGAGGCCGTCGAGTCGTGGTCCGGGGTCATGGTCGTCGTCAGCCACGACCGTGAACTCCTCGAACTGGTCGACCAGATCGCCGATCTGCACTCCGGCGAGGTCACCTGGTACGGCGGCAACTACTCCGTGTACGAAGAGGCGTTGACCACCGAACAGGAGGCGGCCGAGCGCATGGTGCGGGTCGCCGAGGCCGACCTGAAGAAGCAGAAACGCGAACTCGTCGACGCGCACACCAAGTTGGCCAAGCGCACGCGCTACGCCAACAAGATGTACGAGAACAAGCGGGAACCCCGGGCCGTGATGAAGCTGAAGAAACGCACGGCCCAGGTGTCCGCGGGCAAGCACCGGATCATGCACGAGGAGAAGCTCACCGAGGCCAAGGAGCGCCTCGACGAGGCGGTGGAGGCCGTACGGGACGAGGACGAGATCCGCGTCGAGCTGCCGTACACGGCCGTGCCCCCGGGCCGTACCGTCCTCACCCTCCTGGATCTGAAGCTGAAGTACGGCGCCCGGGTGAACGGTGGTTTCGACCTGCGCGGCCCGGAGCGGATCGCGCTGATCGGCCGCAACGGCGCGGGCAAGACCACGCTGCTGCGGACGATCGCGGGCGAACTGGAGCCGGTGAGCGGCGAGACGACGGCCCATGTCCCGCTGCGCTTCCTGCCGCAGCGGCTCGACGTCCTCGACGACGATCTGACGGTCGCCGAGAACGTGGCCCGGTTCGCGCCGGACGCCACGAACAACCGGATCCGGGCCCGGCTCGCCCGCTTCCTGTTCCGGGGCGCCCGTGCCGACCAGCCGGCGGCGACGCTGTCCGGCGGGGAGCGTTTCCGGGCCGCTCTCGCCGCCCTGATGCTCGCCGAGCCCGCCCCGCAGCTGCTGATGCTGGACGAGCCGACGAACAACCTCGACATGGCGAGCGTGCGGCAGCTGACGACCGCTCTGGAGTCGTACGAGGGCGCGCTGATCGTGGCCAGTCACGACGTGCCGTTCCTGGAGTCGATCGGGATCACCCGGTGGCTGCTGATGGAGGAGGGAGAGCTGCGGGCGACCACGCCGGAGGAGGTCGCGGTGACCGGCTGA
- the mmpA gene encoding morphogenic membrane protein MmpA: MTTHRAPKPAASPTQSVERAVTTGLLLAVLAGLAWIAGMVYTLTGWAQ; encoded by the coding sequence ATGACGACGCACCGCGCACCGAAGCCCGCCGCCAGTCCCACCCAGTCCGTCGAGCGTGCCGTGACGACCGGACTGCTCCTCGCCGTGCTCGCCGGACTGGCGTGGATCGCCGGGATGGTCTACACGCTGACGGGGTGGGCCCAGTAG
- a CDS encoding plasmid stabilization protein — translation MPRGSSPKRERQYEHIKESAQDRGESESRAKEIAARTTNKERARSGESKTASRTSTQDMSSSKRGGQRSHSGSEGPTYDQLYEEAKRRNIHGRSDMNKSQLKRALGK, via the coding sequence ATGCCACGCGGTTCGAGCCCCAAGAGGGAACGCCAGTACGAGCACATCAAGGAGAGCGCCCAGGACCGCGGTGAGAGCGAGTCGCGCGCCAAGGAGATCGCCGCCCGGACCACCAACAAGGAACGCGCCCGGTCCGGCGAGTCCAAGACCGCGAGCCGCACCTCCACCCAGGACATGTCGTCGAGCAAGCGTGGTGGGCAGCGCTCGCACTCGGGGTCCGAGGGGCCCACGTACGACCAGCTCTACGAAGAGGCCAAGCGCCGCAACATCCACGGGCGTTCGGACATGAACAAGAGCCAGCTGAAGCGTGCTCTCGGCAAGTAG
- a CDS encoding endonuclease V: MTTVRIPAGWPATEEQALAVQDELRGKVVLDETGPPPGTGYVTGVDVAYDDERNVVAAAAVVLDAETLDVVAEATAIGQVSFPYVPGLLAFREIPTVLAALDALPRDPGLVVCDGYGLAHPRRFGLAAHLGVLTGLPTIGVAKNPFTFTYDDPGTPRGSASPLLADTEEVGRALRTRDGVKPVFVSVGHRVSLDNACAHTLALTPAYRLPESTRRADSLCRRALKDTTD, from the coding sequence ATGACGACCGTACGCATCCCCGCGGGCTGGCCCGCCACCGAAGAACAAGCCCTCGCCGTGCAGGACGAGTTGCGGGGGAAGGTGGTCCTCGACGAGACGGGACCGCCGCCCGGGACGGGATACGTCACCGGCGTCGACGTGGCGTACGACGACGAGCGGAACGTGGTCGCGGCGGCGGCCGTCGTGCTGGACGCGGAGACCCTCGACGTGGTCGCCGAGGCCACGGCGATCGGGCAGGTCTCCTTCCCCTACGTCCCCGGACTGCTCGCCTTCCGCGAGATCCCGACCGTGCTGGCCGCCCTCGACGCGCTGCCCCGCGACCCCGGCCTCGTCGTCTGCGACGGCTACGGCCTCGCCCACCCGCGCCGCTTCGGCCTCGCCGCCCACCTCGGCGTCCTCACCGGGCTCCCCACGATCGGCGTCGCCAAGAACCCCTTCACCTTCACCTACGACGACCCCGGCACCCCGCGCGGCAGCGCCTCCCCCCTCCTCGCGGACACCGAGGAGGTGGGCCGCGCCCTGCGCACCCGCGACGGGGTCAAGCCGGTCTTCGTCTCCGTCGGCCACCGGGTGAGCCTCGACAACGCCTGCGCGCACACCCTCGCCCTCACCCCGGCCTACCGCCTCCCGGAGTCCACCCGCCGCGCCGACTCCCTGTGCCGCCGGGCCCTGAAGGACACGACCGACTGA
- a CDS encoding VOC family protein: MLTTRYVTGAPNWIDLGTPDIEGAASFYHDLFGWQFRSAGPEMGGYGFFQLDGRTAAAGMQNPPEQGPPSWNIYFQTPDADATAKAVEQAHGSVLMQPMDVADEGRMAILADRAGVPFGIWQPHRNTGLDVVTAPGSLCWLELYTPDLPAAAGFYNSVFGWETSAIDIAGGSYTCVNPAGTATKSMFGGIVPLDEDPSEAESGPYWLPYFEVPDTDAAVSRAQERGGSVRVPATNLAGAGRFAKLADPYGARFAVIRSEQPQD, translated from the coding sequence ATGCTCACCACCCGTTACGTCACCGGCGCCCCGAACTGGATCGACCTCGGCACCCCCGACATCGAAGGCGCCGCCTCCTTCTACCACGACCTCTTCGGCTGGCAGTTCCGCTCGGCCGGCCCCGAGATGGGCGGCTACGGCTTCTTCCAGCTCGACGGCCGCACCGCCGCGGCCGGCATGCAGAATCCCCCGGAGCAGGGCCCGCCGTCCTGGAACATCTACTTCCAGACCCCGGACGCCGACGCCACGGCCAAGGCGGTCGAGCAGGCCCACGGCTCGGTGCTGATGCAGCCCATGGATGTGGCGGACGAGGGCCGTATGGCCATCCTCGCCGACCGGGCGGGCGTGCCCTTCGGCATCTGGCAGCCCCACCGCAACACGGGCCTGGACGTCGTCACGGCTCCCGGTTCGCTGTGCTGGCTGGAGCTGTACACGCCGGATCTGCCCGCGGCCGCCGGGTTCTACAACTCCGTGTTCGGCTGGGAGACCTCCGCGATCGACATCGCCGGCGGCAGCTACACCTGTGTGAACCCGGCGGGGACCGCGACGAAGTCCATGTTCGGCGGCATCGTCCCGCTCGACGAGGACCCGAGCGAGGCGGAGTCGGGCCCGTACTGGCTGCCGTATTTCGAGGTCCCGGACACGGACGCCGCGGTGAGCAGGGCTCAGGAGCGCGGCGGCAGCGTCCGTGTGCCCGCCACGAACCTGGCGGGTGCGGGGCGTTTCGCCAAGCTCGCCGACCCGTACGGGGCAAGGTTCGCGGTCATCAGGAGCGAGCAGCCGCAGGACTGA
- a CDS encoding acyl-ACP desaturase, with protein sequence MSITSPHLGSPSTEWTDARLLYALEEVVEKELNRHLKVTKDWMPHEYVPWSDGRNFPGFFEDGEAWEKGQSKVTEIGRIALVVNLLTEDNLPSYHHEIATLFGRDGAWGTWVHRWTAEEGRHGIVMRDYLLASRAVDPDQLEQFRMSHMGEGFESDNRHSMLHTVAYVAFQELATRVSHRNTGHHSGDPVCDRMLARIATDENLHMIFYRNLLKAAFEFAPDLTMQAVRDVVVNFRMPGHGMPGFERAAAQMAIGEVYNMRIHHDDVLSPVIRFLKIMEIDGLGPEGMKAQEELGLYMGGLDAEASKFDEKLAARKARMAARAAGA encoded by the coding sequence GTGTCGATCACTTCTCCTCACCTCGGCAGCCCGTCCACCGAATGGACCGACGCGCGGCTGCTTTACGCGCTGGAGGAAGTCGTCGAGAAGGAACTCAACCGGCATCTGAAGGTCACCAAGGACTGGATGCCGCACGAGTATGTGCCGTGGAGCGACGGCCGCAACTTCCCCGGTTTCTTCGAGGACGGAGAGGCCTGGGAGAAGGGGCAGTCGAAGGTCACGGAGATCGGCCGGATCGCCCTGGTGGTGAACCTGCTGACCGAGGACAACCTGCCCAGCTACCACCACGAGATCGCCACCCTCTTCGGCCGTGACGGCGCCTGGGGCACCTGGGTGCACCGCTGGACCGCGGAGGAGGGCCGGCACGGCATCGTGATGCGCGACTATCTGCTCGCCTCGCGCGCGGTGGACCCGGACCAGCTCGAACAGTTCCGTATGTCCCACATGGGCGAGGGCTTCGAGTCGGACAACCGGCACTCGATGCTCCACACGGTCGCGTACGTCGCCTTCCAGGAGCTCGCCACCCGCGTCTCGCACCGCAACACCGGCCACCACTCCGGTGACCCCGTGTGCGACCGCATGCTGGCGCGCATCGCGACCGACGAGAACCTCCACATGATCTTCTACCGGAACCTGCTGAAGGCCGCGTTCGAGTTCGCCCCCGACCTCACCATGCAGGCCGTCCGCGACGTCGTCGTCAACTTCCGCATGCCCGGCCACGGCATGCCCGGCTTCGAGCGCGCCGCCGCGCAGATGGCCATCGGCGAGGTCTACAACATGCGCATCCACCACGACGACGTCCTCTCGCCCGTCATCCGCTTCCTGAAGATCATGGAGATCGACGGCCTCGGCCCCGAGGGCATGAAGGCGCAGGAAGAGCTCGGCCTCTACATGGGCGGACTCGACGCGGAGGCCAGCAAGTTCGACGAGAAGCTCGCGGCGCGCAAGGCGCGGATGGCCGCGCGGGCCGCCGGCGCGTAG
- a CDS encoding WD40/YVTN/BNR-like repeat-containing protein — protein MTTGLAAAALAAALAVPAQAHGEGRPPHWELKETGTDVRFRGLAAVSRNSAWLAGSAGTVLRTTDGGRNWRNVSPPGAQELQFRDIEAFDARRAVVLAIGEGEASRVYRTDDGGATWTESFRNTDPRAFYDCLTFFDHRHGLAMSDPVDGKFRILSTKDGGRSWTVLPNEGMPPALEGEAGFAASGQCLVDSGPRDVWLATGGAARARVLHSADRGLTWKVTDTPVPAGDPARGVFALAFRDRTHGIAVGGDYRADQPSPRAAATTGDGGRTWTPAAQPPPAYRSGVAWLPHSRTTALAVGPTGTDLTTDGGRTWRTVDTGSYDTVDCTPDRGCWAAGEKGRVARLEN, from the coding sequence ATGACGACGGGCCTGGCCGCGGCGGCGCTCGCCGCCGCCCTGGCGGTGCCCGCGCAGGCACACGGGGAGGGCCGTCCACCGCACTGGGAACTGAAGGAGACCGGCACCGACGTGCGCTTTCGCGGTCTCGCGGCCGTCAGCCGGAACAGCGCATGGCTGGCGGGTTCCGCGGGAACCGTGCTGCGCACCACGGACGGGGGCAGGAACTGGCGCAACGTCTCACCGCCCGGCGCACAGGAGCTGCAGTTCCGGGACATCGAGGCATTCGACGCACGCAGGGCGGTCGTGCTGGCCATCGGCGAGGGAGAGGCCTCCCGCGTGTACCGCACGGACGACGGCGGAGCGACGTGGACCGAGTCCTTCCGCAACACCGATCCGCGCGCCTTCTACGACTGCCTCACCTTCTTCGACCACCGCCACGGGCTCGCCATGAGTGACCCGGTGGACGGGAAGTTCCGCATCCTGTCCACCAAGGACGGGGGCCGCTCCTGGACGGTCCTGCCGAACGAGGGGATGCCCCCGGCCCTGGAGGGTGAGGCGGGCTTCGCGGCGAGCGGGCAGTGCCTGGTCGACTCGGGCCCGCGCGATGTGTGGCTGGCGACCGGCGGGGCCGCACGCGCGCGCGTGCTGCACTCCGCCGACCGAGGGCTGACCTGGAAGGTCACCGACACCCCTGTCCCGGCCGGCGACCCCGCCCGCGGCGTCTTCGCGCTCGCCTTCCGCGACCGGACGCACGGCATCGCCGTCGGCGGCGACTACCGCGCCGACCAGCCGTCCCCGCGGGCCGCGGCCACCACCGGCGACGGCGGGCGGACCTGGACGCCCGCCGCGCAGCCCCCGCCCGCGTACCGCTCCGGCGTCGCCTGGCTCCCCCACAGCCGTACGACCGCCCTCGCCGTCGGCCCCACCGGTACCGACCTCACCACCGACGGCGGCCGCACCTGGCGCACGGTCGACACCGGCTCGTACGACACCGTCGACTGCACCCCGGACCGGGGCTGCTGGGCCGCCGGTGAGAAGGGACGCGTGGCGCGGCTGGAGAACTGA
- a CDS encoding SsgA family sporulation/cell division regulator has product MSTVIEQPVEARLVAAAPRMPSIPATLHYDRRDPFAVRMTFPAPATLEGVEVCWTFARELLVTGMEEPVGHGDVRVRPYGYDRLVLEFHAPEGTAVVHVHAGEVRRFLERTTDLVPLGLEHHQVDLDHDLAELMRDAC; this is encoded by the coding sequence TTGTCCACCGTCATCGAGCAGCCCGTAGAGGCCCGTCTCGTCGCCGCCGCGCCGCGGATGCCGAGCATTCCCGCAACGCTCCACTACGACCGTCGCGATCCTTTCGCCGTCCGTATGACCTTCCCCGCCCCGGCCACGCTGGAGGGGGTCGAGGTCTGCTGGACCTTCGCCCGTGAACTCCTCGTCACCGGCATGGAGGAGCCGGTCGGTCACGGGGACGTACGGGTCCGCCCGTACGGCTACGACCGGCTGGTCCTGGAGTTCCACGCCCCGGAGGGCACCGCCGTGGTGCACGTCCACGCCGGTGAGGTGCGGCGCTTCCTGGAGCGTACGACCGACCTGGTGCCGCTCGGCCTGGAGCACCACCAGGTCGACCTGGACCACGACCTGGCGGAGCTGATGCGGGACGCCTGCTGA
- a CDS encoding glycoside hydrolase family 64 protein: MISRRMFLSGTAAVGATAAVSTLGTPAQAAPATCQLALRNASLPGTVRAYVTGHEQSTGAWVLLRADGGVYRPTSPSAPQTPLPVDCAIPLGTAGSAPTVLTLPQMFGARVYFVRDSTLDFFLNPGPALVEPAFATPADPNYGKTWSFCEFTFNPTQLFANISYVDLVTALPIGLTLEGDATHTVAPLPDGAVDRIAADLMAQTARDGQPWDRLVIRGGDGKVLRVISPQNLMAPYFGQPDRMPFRAYWDSYIDQVWAKYRGTDLRIDLQGGRGVLTGRVSGDTLTFAGGHSFARPTAKDIFTCNHGPFANIPGDPDDKKALLARLAAGFNRSLMLTHPTQPNGATAADYYRGGVTNHWARVVHANSPIGYAFPYDDVRPDGEPDVSGAAHDGNPRRFTVTVGA, encoded by the coding sequence GTGATTTCCCGCCGTATGTTCCTGTCCGGAACCGCCGCCGTCGGCGCGACCGCAGCCGTGAGTACTCTCGGCACGCCCGCCCAGGCCGCGCCCGCCACCTGCCAACTCGCCCTGCGCAACGCCTCGTTGCCGGGCACGGTCCGGGCGTACGTCACCGGGCACGAGCAGTCGACGGGTGCCTGGGTGCTACTGCGGGCCGACGGCGGCGTCTACCGGCCGACGTCGCCCTCGGCGCCGCAGACACCACTGCCGGTGGACTGCGCGATCCCGCTCGGCACGGCGGGCTCGGCGCCCACCGTGCTGACGCTGCCTCAGATGTTCGGGGCGCGCGTCTACTTCGTACGGGACAGCACCCTGGACTTCTTCCTCAATCCGGGCCCGGCGCTGGTCGAGCCCGCCTTCGCCACGCCGGCCGATCCCAACTACGGCAAGACGTGGTCGTTCTGCGAGTTCACCTTCAATCCCACCCAGTTGTTCGCCAACATCAGTTATGTCGACCTGGTGACGGCTCTGCCGATCGGGCTGACGCTGGAGGGCGACGCCACGCACACGGTCGCCCCGCTGCCCGACGGGGCGGTGGACCGGATCGCCGCGGATCTGATGGCGCAGACGGCGCGGGACGGCCAGCCGTGGGACCGGCTCGTCATCCGGGGCGGCGACGGCAAGGTCCTGCGGGTCATCTCACCGCAGAACCTGATGGCGCCGTACTTCGGCCAGCCCGACCGGATGCCGTTCCGCGCCTACTGGGACTCCTACATCGACCAGGTGTGGGCGAAGTACCGCGGGACGGATCTGAGGATCGACCTCCAGGGCGGCCGGGGCGTCCTCACCGGCCGGGTCTCCGGCGACACCCTCACCTTCGCCGGCGGCCACTCCTTCGCCAGGCCGACCGCGAAGGACATCTTCACCTGCAACCACGGCCCGTTCGCCAACATCCCCGGCGACCCCGACGACAAGAAGGCCCTCCTCGCCCGTCTCGCCGCCGGCTTCAACCGCTCCCTCATGCTCACCCACCCCACACAGCCGAACGGGGCGACGGCGGCCGACTACTACCGGGGAGGCGTGACCAACCACTGGGCACGCGTGGTGCACGCCAACTCGCCCATCGGGTACGCGTTTCCGTACGACGACGTACGCCCCGACGGCGAGCCGGACGTGTCGGGCGCGGCCCACGACGGCAACCCGCGTCGGTTCACGGTGACGGTGGGCGCGTAG